Genomic DNA from Acipenser ruthenus chromosome 4, fAciRut3.2 maternal haplotype, whole genome shotgun sequence:
agaaaaatgaaattaataaaaaccccaaaacagaagccctagatataTGAAAGGAGCTCACTGAGCCTGTGACCAcccacgacccccccccccccccccccccggagggCATTAAAAGGTCTGCAAGCAAAGATCTTagcaccatttttcctttcaagaactgacctgacaggagagcctagtaacagataagtacttgttgcttatgactgtataatttttgcaaattactgtgttttacataatttatgcGATATTTCATTAACgcagtaatagttttttttttaattctgcgtATATTGTTCACTACAGCCTGTTAGGTCCCGCAGCGGCCTTGTGCCCtgcgtgaagccagcggcttgtgtcgctccttcccagggatcaagcaacataagttggctgactttgtgctctcccccaaAGGCTGCATGGCTCCGGCTGGAGTTAAATGAAATTCTCATTTTAAATTACGAGACGTTTATTTTGTgaactgcaattgtgttattactgttttctgtggtgaaatatttttctcctgttgtattttctgtgttttatttacagaAGTACACgcacagctgctgggctcagcaacACTATGCTGGACAAAGATACGCACTTCGGCTAAGATTGCTTGCCGTCTTACCAACAGTATCTTGCTGTAGTTTTGGTGACCGTTTTTACTGTACTGAACCAGTCTTGTTTGGGTCTTGACCCACCCAGTTGTggtctataagcagattgaggcagcacctgtacatttGTATAAACTACACGGCATGGCTTTGCTTCTTacatcatgcctgggttttatcccagCGAGACATGCAAGGCaagtctgcctgttgaggacaagcagGCAGATGAAATGTTTCTCACGCAGCTCTACAGATCGTTCCTCctcatttgtttatttctcttaGTGACACGATTGTCAGTCTCATTGCTAAATTACCTCTGGCTCTTGGTACATCAGGTGGCCGCCTAGGAAATCCAGCCACGGGAGGTGTgaaagggggaggaggagggagagacatGCCTGACTTTGAGGCTTGAGAGGGAGTTGGTGGTAGCTTGGGAGGCATGGGAGGTGGTGTGTGCACACTACCCCAGTTGCCACTAGGGGGCATGGGAGAGGACCTGTTGCAGGAAGGCCCAAGAGATGAAAAGGGGGGAGGCGGTGGTGGAGGTGGCAGTGGTGAATTATTACTATCCCTGACTTGGCTATCATGGGAATGGgaatggggagggggagggggaggtggagGGAAGGAGAAACTCCCAGATGATCTGTCAGGGAGACCAGAAGGGGGCATagcaggagggggagggggagggggagggaaggaGAAACTCCCAGATGATCTGTCAGGGAGACCAGAAGGGGGCATAGcaggtggaggagggggaggagttgAGGATTGATTCTGTAGCCAGGTGGGTTTGTTACtttgagggggaggaggaggaggaggaggaccagAAGGAGGAGGCAGTGTCTTGCTAGGTCTCTCCTGGAAAGGTGGTGGAGGGAGCGGAACAGAGGGGGTGGGAGGCACACAGGCGACAGATTTGgtatggggagggggagggggaggggaagggggaggaggtgctTGCATGCTGGGTCTGATGGGGGTCCCTCGAGAAGCACAAGGTGGATCCAAAGGCTTTGCTGGCCTGGGAGTCTCGGGTGCAGTGGAGGCGGTGGCAGCAGGCTTTGTGTTATTGCAGCCTGGAACAGGAAATCTTTGAGCTTGCTTTCTGATGCCACCAGGCGAATGGGCTGGTCTGGAAACTGAAAAAACAAGTGGAAACTGAACAGGGTATTATATCAAAGGTTAATTAACCACATACACTTAAGGCATTTGTCAGCAAAAACAAAGAATATcttaatatatattgttttatactAGTAAAAGTAAAAGTGTTTTGGAAgttcaggacatctgtttatcaatTAATAAAACTAATTTGCAATACCAGAAAGACACACCCAAACCTTGTGTAATGGGGTACAccttgcccctgtgtgtattttgtattattatttttttactgtatggtttagtgtgtaaaaacacaatgttttattgttcattattttACTGCATAggtggggttaaaattccccatccatgctaaactcgtgcagaatgtgaccgtctccagatggATTGAtgtattactaatttggagatggtctcatgtatataaacccgcagctttggcttattgaggttggtgtgttcagaggtgcAATGGGAGTCGCGAGTAGGAGTGAAACCTAAAGTAAACCATTGCTACGTGTGCTGGGTATAAACCAggacaatacttgtttgttccgtatctgtattgtctgtttattttggccactgtgtcattttgttttgtaaagtgttttgtgtttgtttaaaccttttatttattattattaaatgcgtAGCAGCGCTTACATACCACAGTGCTGTCTgagtgtcagttacttcctggtctgatgtcgcCACACAAGCCATTGTGTCACACCGTGTCACACTGCACCTCTATAGTATACTATAATTTTCAAACCACTATACTATACACAATACTATAACCCAAGTACTGTACCTTGCACACCTCCCACATATGAGCAAACTTTATATGTAACATGCAAATGACAGTAATCAGAGATGAGTGGATACTGCTTACCGGGACTGTCTCTCTGTCCTGCAGGTCTCAGGACAGGGAAGCCTCCAGCAAACAGGCCTCCCAAGGGGGCTGCAGGAGCTGCTCCTCCCCCCACGGGGGCTGCACTGCTACCTGCACCTCGAGCTGCCCCTTTAGCTGCTGAAATCCAAGCAAACTATattaagtgcttttttttattattattttttttttttacattttcgtGAATTATCTTCATAACCCGATAAGCTTGAAAAGTTTACTTACTGTCGATCGCTGGTGCACTACGATCGTTGATTTGTGTCACTTTTTTCAGACGCCCCCCTTTCTGAATATCAGCTAACAGTGCATTCCGGCCTTTCTGTTCATCTCGCTGTAGTTTTGGTGGCTCACTATTTCCCTGTAGAGACAATAATAGAAATATGCTGTAAAACTCCACGTTGTAGAAATTGAAAAAATAAGTTTTCTACTACCTGATTTAAATTCCTGACGTGCAACAGCAGTAGTTCTATTAAAAGACTCCCTTGGGGTCTGAAAAGCAAttataatgaaaaactgacagcaAGAGCACTTATGACTGACTGCTCATAAAACGACAGCAACTGAAAGCTCATGCACAGGAGGACTTTGTGCCACTAGTTATTAACTTCAATAACTGGGAAGCCtaaactgtatgtatatatatatatatatatatgtatgtatatatatatatatatatatatatatatatatatatatatatatatatatatatatatatatatatatacagtactgtgcaaaagttttaggcaggtgtgaaaaaatgctgtaaagtaagaatgctttcaaaaatagacatgttaatagtttatatttatcaattaacaaaatgcaaagtgagtgaacagaagaaaaatctacatcaaatcaatatttggtgtgaccaccctttgccttcaaaacagcatcaattcttctaggtacacttgcacacagtttttgaaggaactcggcaggtaggttggcccaaacatcttggagaactaaccacagttcttctgtggatttaggcagactcagttgcttctctctcttcatgtaatcccagacagactcgatgatgttgagatcagggctctgtggggg
This window encodes:
- the wipf3 gene encoding WAS/WASL-interacting protein family member 3 isoform X2, which gives rise to MPVPPPPPPPPPPPPPPPPPAPPAFGAPPPLQGNSEPPKLQRDEQKGRNALLADIQKGGRLKKVTQINDRSAPAIDTKGAARGAGSSAAPVGGGAAPAAPLGGLFAGGFPVLRPAGQRDSPVSRPAHSPGGIRKQAQRFPVPGCNNTKPAATASTAPETPRPAKPLDPPCASRGTPIRPSMQAPPPPSPPPPPPHTKSVACVPPTPSVPLPPPPFQERPSKTLPPPSGPPPPPPPPQSNKPTWLQNQSSTPPPPPPAMPPSGLPDRSSGSFSFPPPPPPPPAMPPSGLPDRSSGSFSFPPPPPPPPHSHSHDSQVRDSNNSPLPPPPPPPPFSSLGPSCNRSSPMPPSGNWGSVHTPPPMPPKLPPTPSQASKSGMSLPPPPPFTPPVAGFPRRPPDVPRARGGGRQAPPPAPPARSPNTELSSRSQSPATPDWPLCHPPPPPPPPPPPLHPQKNGQMHNFDDFESKFNFHSMDDFPPPDEYKPFPKVYPSKEARVNSKPPPLRTLVR
- the wipf3 gene encoding WAS/WASL-interacting protein family member 3 isoform X1; this translates as MPVPPPPPPPPPPPPPPPPPAPPAFGAPPPLQGNSEPPKLQRDEQKGRNALLADIQKGGRLKKVTQINDRSAPAIDTAKGAARGAGSSAAPVGGGAAPAAPLGGLFAGGFPVLRPAGQRDSPVSRPAHSPGGIRKQAQRFPVPGCNNTKPAATASTAPETPRPAKPLDPPCASRGTPIRPSMQAPPPPSPPPPPPHTKSVACVPPTPSVPLPPPPFQERPSKTLPPPSGPPPPPPPPQSNKPTWLQNQSSTPPPPPPAMPPSGLPDRSSGSFSFPPPPPPPPAMPPSGLPDRSSGSFSFPPPPPPPPHSHSHDSQVRDSNNSPLPPPPPPPPFSSLGPSCNRSSPMPPSGNWGSVHTPPPMPPKLPPTPSQASKSGMSLPPPPPFTPPVAGFPRRPPDVPRARGGGRQAPPPAPPARSPNTELSSRSQSPATPDWPLCHPPPPPPPPPPPLHPQKNGQMHNFDDFESKFNFHSMDDFPPPDEYKPFPKVYPSKEARVNSKPPPLRTLVR